The proteins below are encoded in one region of Sideroxydans lithotrophicus ES-1:
- a CDS encoding outer membrane protein assembly factor BamE, whose product MRIHIVIVSALLASCSSSYLPSFTPYKVEIRQGNLITQEMRAKLKLGMTQSQVRMVLGAPLINDAYHADRWDYFYSLNQQGQLMEQQRLTLYFDKDTLTRIDDATPLETSVSAKQETNDGKN is encoded by the coding sequence ATGCGCATCCATATCGTTATTGTTTCCGCACTGCTCGCATCATGCAGTTCCAGCTATCTGCCTTCATTCACGCCCTATAAGGTCGAGATACGCCAGGGCAACCTTATCACGCAAGAGATGCGAGCCAAACTCAAACTCGGCATGACCCAGTCGCAAGTCAGGATGGTGCTTGGTGCGCCGCTGATCAACGATGCATACCATGCCGATCGCTGGGATTACTTCTATAGTCTGAATCAACAAGGCCAGCTCATGGAGCAGCAGCGCCTTACCCTGTATTTCGACAAGGATACGCTGACGCGCATCGACGACGCCACCCCGCTGGAGACATCGGTGTCCGCCAAACAGGAGACGAACGATGGAAAGAATTAA